One Vigna unguiculata cultivar IT97K-499-35 chromosome 11, ASM411807v1, whole genome shotgun sequence DNA window includes the following coding sequences:
- the LOC114168428 gene encoding LOW QUALITY PROTEIN: probable arabinosyltransferase ARAD1 (The sequence of the model RefSeq protein was modified relative to this genomic sequence to represent the inferred CDS: inserted 1 base in 1 codon), giving the protein MAGKYIPRSKSRTTLFLFLLAFSLLFILFSLSPLRSPSLPPTNVRVPDAETSFLVSLDRFLAATPSSVADDTARAGQEDLVDKLDDAVYRSEMDRLYTDPYYPLSLPLRVYVYDMPPKFTYDLLWLFKRTYQETSNLTSNGSPVHRLIEQHSIDYWLWADLIAPQSKRLLNSVIRVHRQEEADLFYVPFFTTISFFLMEKQQCKALYREALKWITDQPAWKRSGGRDHIIPVHHPWSFKSVRKEVKKAIWLLPDMDSTGNWYKPGQVFLEKDLILPYVPNLDLCDAKCLAEINPKRNMLLFFRGRLKRNAGGKIRSKLVAELSGADGVSIEEGTAGXGGKEAAQIGMRKSLFCLSPAGDTPSSARLFDAIVSGCIPVIISDELELPFEGILDYRKIALFISSNDALKPGWLLDYLKGIKPARIKEMQKYLAEYSKHFLYSSPAQPLGPEDLVWKMMAGKLVNIKLHTRRSQRVVEGSRKLCTCDCRPSNKTASIIS; this is encoded by the exons ATGGCCGGAAAGTACATTCCACGATCCAAATCGCGAACCACTCTGTTCCTCTTCCTTCTCGCTTTCTCTCTCCTCTTCatcctcttctctctctctcctctccGCTCTCCCTCTCTTCCTCCCACCAATGTCCGCGTTCCCGATGCCGAAACTTCCTTCCTCGTCTCCCTCGACCGCTTCCTCGCCGCCACGCCATCCTCCGTTGCCGACGACACCGCGCGCGCCGGGCAAGAGGATCTCGTCGACAAGCTCGACGACGCCGTTTATCGCTCCGAGATGGACAGGCTGTACACCGATCCTTACTACCCGCTCTCCCTTCCCCTTAGGGTTTACGTCTACGACATGCCCCCAAAGTTCACCTACGATTTGCTCTGGCTCTTCAAAAGAACCTACCAAGAAACCTCCAATCTCACCTCCAATGGAAGTCCCGTTCACCGTCTCATCGAACAG CACTCCATTGATTACTGGCTCTGGGCGGATCTCATCGCACCCCAATCGAAGAGGCTCTTGAACAGTGTCATCAGGGTTCACCGACAGGAGGAGGCTGATTTGTTTTACGTTCCCTTCTTCACCACTATCAGCTTCTTCCTCATGGAAAAACAACAATGCAAGGCCCTTTATAGG GAAGCTTTGAAGTGGATCACTGATCAACCTGCATGGAAGCGCTCTGGTGGTAGAGATCACATAATCCCTGTGCATCATCCCTGGTCTTTTAAGTCTGTTCGAAAAGAAGTGAAGAAAGCAATATGGTTGTTGCCTGATATGGATTCCACAGGGAACTG GTACAAGCCAGGACAGGTTTTTCTGGAGAAAGACCTGATTCTTCCATATGTTCCCAATCTTGATTTATGTGATGCCAAGTGTTTGGCCGAGATAAATCCTAAAAGAAATATGTTGCTTTTCTTTCGGGGCCGGCTCAAGAGAAATGCG GGAGGAAAGATACGCTCTAAGCTTGTGGCTGAATTAAGTGGGGCTGATGGTGTGAGTATAGAGGAGGGAACAGCTG GAGGGGGAAAAGAAGCTGCACAAATTGGCATGCGCAA GTCTCTATTTTGCCTAAGCCCTGCCGGCGACACTCCATCCTCTGCTAGATTATTTGATGCTATTGTTAGTGGATGCATTCCAGTTATAATAAGTGATGAGCTGGAGCTTCCTTTTGAAGGAATACTTGATTACAGGAAG ATAGCATTGTTCATTTCCTCCAATGATGCCCTAAAGCCAGGATGGCTTTTGGATTATTTGAAAGGCATTAAACCTGCTCGTATCAAAGAAATGCAAAAATATCTTGCCGAG taTTCAAAGCATTTCCTGTATTCTAGTCCAGCTCAGCCATTGGGTCCTGAAGACTTGGTTTGGAAAATG ATGGCTGGGAAGTTGGTGAACATCAAGCTTCACACAAGAAGATCTCAACGTGTAGTGGAAGGATCTAGAAAACTGTGTACTTGTGATTGCAGGCCTTCCAATAAAACTGCTTCAATTATTTCTTGA